acgtcgtatcgacattcGACTTTCTCCTCTCGCCGATGGACATGCGCggctctcagtcgtatctcgccaaggacgaggtgatggtcagatgcaatgtctgcgcttcgtgtGTTGCGGACATCaggaaggctccttctccattttcggctgatgcaaatgtgatcaatttgattttctgttcggccatctcgggatacccaagtgaccttatgtgctggtcgatgggggaagagcaatccaccgatcaccatgttgttgttgccacaaaatacTACAAATAGCTCTCCCTTTTTGCTCATCTGTCCTacgccatggcgccccatgatgcgctcaaggtcttgattatCCTAACCAATCTttacgttgaagtcgcccaaatggacactggaccattgtaacgtttctaacccgtgttctaaatctggctacgattattctttcgtttatcggttcccgtCTAATGAGGGCCgtgtaggcctgcgggcttaacaggaagcCTTCCCCGTGGGCCATGACTTTAAAAATATGCAGGCATCTCGCTCTAGTTAAACAGCCTATTTATACTTTGTTTTCGTAAAGAGAGCATTTATATGTTTTGGAGCATTAGCTTGTTGCTATTCTTGGCACAGAAGAACATCGCTTTTAAACAAtaatacaaaaaagaaaatttataatacgTAGGTAACGATCTTTTTTCGTAGTTCAAAATGATTGTATCCGAAACGACATGCAATCAATCGATCATAAATTAAATCCTTGCTTCGAGTTCTTAATCCGCAAAAAcctcgtttttttatttattcaaatttaggacCTGTTTCCCCCTTATCTTTCGGTAATGAAATGACTTTTATTTTCACACATACTTAGTTCGTCTTTCATTATTTCATCATTCATTTCTACAATTTCTCGTGAACTCCGTTTCGACAGCTGACTAATATTTACCTGATCGACAGCATTTCAACAGTTAGGAAATACATTTAACTATTCTAGAAAAgtcttatttttcttcattttcttcttctctcGACGATGAAATTGGGATCATTTTCAATATACAGCGTAGTGGAGAGCTTCAACCGAATGTCGTCGAAGGCGAGGGGCGTTCTCAAGTGAAACTCCCTCAAGAGATAAACCACGGTGATCTTAATAATTGCCTGGGCATATTTAATGCCCAGACAATTCCGCTGACCTGCTGCATAGGGAACGTACGCGTAAGGATGCCTCCTGAAGCTCTGTTCCGGCAAAAAACGATCCGGATTGAACTGATCGGCATCCGGACCCCACAGCTGAGGATCCCTATGAATCTTGAAGAAGCTCAGGTAGATGTTGGCTCCTTTGGGTATGACGCAGGAATTAAGATTAATGTCATCGGTCACAAAACGACCTGTTCCAACTGTTATCGGAAAGAGACGCAAGACTTCCTTCAGAACCATCTCCAGGTAAGGCATGTTTGCTAGGTGTTGTTGGGTTATGTTTTCCTCAGGGTTAAGGGGACAAACGGATTGGATTTCCTGATGAAGACGTTCCTGCACATCTTGATAGATGGCTACCATGAGCAAGAACTCTTGGATGATTGTTCCGCTGGTTTCGACACCTGCAACAAGCATAGTATCTATGTGGTCGGGAAAATCTTCTGGGGGTAGTTGACCATCTTGTGTCAGGGATAGAATCTTTTCGGCATATGTTGGTGCTGAAGAACGTTGCAACTTTTTCGCTTTCAATGTATCAGTGATCTAGGACAAGAAAAATCTCTCAATTTCAGTATGGAAACATAATACGGAGAAGTTATACCTTACTGGTAGAATTCCGAAGTGAGGTTAATACTCTGTTAAAGTTTATTCCATTCAAAGTCAGGTTGTAACACCAATCGGGATACACCCAGGGAGCACAAAATCGTTTGTCAACTAGATCGAAATACTCGTggatttcatcgaaaaatttcgaaacatccGTCGATGAGCTGAATTTCGAATACTCTTCCTCAGTAAACAACATTACGGATTCTAgagatataataaaataaatcttaatGCAGCGAAGGTTTTAACGATGAAAACATACTTACTGCACATTGATTCgaatgcaaaaattttcaacaaattcccTACATTACTGAGTCCTTGGCCGGAAAAAGTgtcgaatttttcaattagtttccGGCCCGTTTTGTTGAATGTAGGAGTTAACTGGTTCATGACGGCCGGTGAAAAGGTTTGATTTACAGCCTTCCGAACTCGATGCCAGTGATTTactaaaaaagcttattttgtgatTTAAATTGAGGATTAACGAAAATCTCACTTACCGTCAGTGGTGGTCAAAATTCCTCGTTTGATATTAACAAAATCATAGACAAACAGCCTATCCAAACAGTTCGGAGAGTTAAGCAGCACCTGGAAATCCTCCGGCTgatcaaatttaacaaacaatGTTGGACCAAGCCAAGCTTTGCGCATCCCTCTGGGCAGTTTATTGAGCACCGAGAATAAATTTCCTGTTGGCGGAATGGTCACAATCATTTCGGGGGCCCTCAACGGATGAATTAAGCTTGATCTTACTGTCGAATAAGAACAGATGTATCGACCCCAAAAACGGAATCTCCACCGTTCCGGGTATTTTCGCCGTCAGCTGATACATGCGACATTTTTTCCAGCAAATATGCCAATAGCAGGACAATAGCACAAAAAACACCAACAAGAACAACCAGTACATCGCGATCGATGGCCGGAATTAAAACTGTCAGCTGGAAATTCAATACCGAGAAATTTATAGGAAAAACATAGGAACTTTTAATCACCGCACCTTAGCACCTTACGTTCACTTTCGGATTGAAATTAATTTGGCATCGGAGACCAGATTTTATTAAGATTGATCCGGTGTTATGAATGATTAACGAGAGCCGCCCATCGAAACatattcaaaggtagctgtaGCAATTTCTTATTTACACCTTACGATGTTTTTCTATCAAAACTAGTACACCTCGATAATTGGACTATTGACTCTAACCGGTAACGCGTAGTAAGTGCGTAGTCGTTAGTATCAAGTAAATCCTCACGGACACCTCAAAGGGTACGTTGAGACCGCGAGCGGGAATTTTCTTTCTGATCCTTCGTTCAGATATAACAGATAAGTACCTATTTGGCAACAAGGTTGCAACTTAGTAAATATACAATGTGGCCTTTAATTTGATAACAATGTGCCAACCTTAATTTGATTGAGTTAAATTTTTATGGACATTTTGCGTGGTTATACGCACTAAACACCAACAACAGTGTCTAATTGTGAGCGGCAattccttacaattttttgagGAGATATCTATAggtaaaatttctttaatttcttcattatttCTTGAAGTAGAAAAAGTAGTTTTATGAATATGTAGATATGTTCTTTCTCTCTTAATTATGTAAGCAAAATGCACCCTATAATTGGAATAACATTACACACAAATGCAAAATCATCAATCATTTTGTCTCCCGACAAGAAATGCACAATTTTATGATTGAAAAAGTAATGAAATACTTATTGAAACGAGATTTTAGTGTATAAATTTCATCCCTATTACAAATTAAAAGTTCGTAGTGCTTCAAATTACGCTCTTAGAATACAAGGGCTGTttgcttaaaaacaaaaacaatgtttagAGTAGCAGACAATATTTTAGGTGATTGTGTCCTATTTAAAATCGACTTGCTTTCCAATTgagtaaaggttttttttgttcgaaaaaacgAATGATGTCAGagcaattaaaaattcaaaaccagagacgaaccagccaaaggctgaaagtctcttaaaataaagaaaaaaaaatcaaaaccagcgGTTATGGCATAATTGATAGAGCTCAAGTATTTATACCAATAGTCATGAGCAGGTTTGAAATGCTCTTGCTCAAGCGGTTTAGCATCAAAGCTCAAGAGCAAGGAAACCTGAGAGCCAGTTTTAGCCCACCAATAAACGCTCAAGTTAAGCTcataccactgaccacactgacatgacacttagaacaaaaattcaaccattttctgtctaattttttgttgtcagattctgcaggttcgcaataccgacggcaggtggcgaacctgaaaaatttgacaaaaaataccttataagaaaaatggtcctgtttagcccgattttatcgtagaaattgcgtgttttatttttaaagttgggtggcatttcctaactgggatagcatttcttcaaatcgatcgatgcgcactctggaatcgacattgcgtactgttggaaaaattatccagaaaacgaaatcgagtgtccagtcagtatggtcagtgctcaTACATCCTCTGTCTCTAAGAGACAAGGTTTTGCATTTTGCTTTCAGCATATTAGCTCAAGGAGCCGAAAGTCCTCGAGCTTACTGACTCAGCAAAATTTTAACAGTTGAGCCAAATGagaaagggtgatacggtcaaaatttggtcaagggaaaacgcgtgtaaatcggtgaaatcgtttatttaaaaaatcaaattaaatttctttttcaagtttaattagtataaaattcaggaaaaatattcagttaggcttcagCTTTTCCagatccgaattgccgggccttacgcttaacccctgccatcagattttgcacatccaccttgtccaccttcttcgccgcagaaagccagtttgccttgaactgctgcttgtccttagcagtttttttggtcttctttaggttccgcttgacaatagcccagtatttctcaattgggcggagctctggcatgTTCGGAGGGTACtagtccttgggaaccacctgcacgttgttggcggcgtaccactccacaaccgtgtttcttcaggaaaggcagcagacgtttattttttttttttcattcaaacactctttcacgtaaatttcttggttgacagtcccggaagctatgaaaatgctgcttttcaagccaccggtacagatggcttgccaaaccaggtatttcttcgcgaactttgacagtttcatgtgcttgaaaatatctgctacctttccccttccatttgccgtataaaactcatGTCACGGAAGCTGCttatagtcggctttgacgtaggtttcgtcgtccattaccagtcaaacttcgtcaacatcgtcgtgtacagcctccgggatcgcgctttggccgtcgtattttgtttatcatcgcgatttggagtcactttCTTCtagtaagtcgatagtccggcgcgatttttggctcgatgcacggttgtagacgatacacccagcttatttgcggcatctcaggGCTTAGGgcttcgcttgaaactaccggcaactctctttgtcgtctcagcggcttccggttttcgatttcccctcgatccagacttcctggctggcTGCTTTTAGTGTTCATTATAAGCAAAAGTAACGAGTTATAATTAACAGAGTAACTGCTAAAagttataaatataaataactatgaaatattgaatttacgaaaaattcggaagaaatgtcaaatgaaagggcttgttgcgaagataattaaaatcaatgttagaggaTCTTTCCGGAATCTTCAAACCTTCCCGCGCATTCGtgtttttacaaaaagaaaTCTGTGGacgtgcagtttttttttcaccagctCGCATGAAAACCATCAAAAAATCTCCTCAGCAATAAGATACAAAATTGAATTCTGATGAGTTTAAGTTTGGTCCACTTTGGCCAATAATGATTTGTAATTTGAGAATTCACTTctaaacttttcaataaaattatatattttgtttggtCGTTGGTTCTTCCCTATctgaaagaatttgaattttcagcACGTTTTAAGCGTCCTTGAGAAAATCTGACTAAGTTTTTTAGAACCATTTTTGGAACTCCAAATGCACTTCATACAAAGATATTCCGTGTTTTCTTTGTATGAAagtatttcacatttttatttatcatatttttgtaagcATCGCAGCGCTCATATATTAACTTCACTAGAACTGGTACGACATTGCCTTTCTGGAAAATTCAAAGGTTTTGCATAAATTTTGCGTTAATGCATTCATTATCCAGTGCAAagataaatttaagtttaagaaaatctaaaaaaatgccaaattaaaaaaaagtttaaaaaatagctacttttgaaaattcgtccaaaaatctttgtttcGTATTTTTAGAAACTAAACATgccaaaatgtatcaaattacgtcaactttccattcttctattcaaattattcacaatgactaaaacaattttgagggtttattgatttaaaagtacagcttttacaccactttttacattttttgtggccaagATCTAGGCGCAACGTAAAGCTTCAAACTTCAGCTTTCCTAAACACTAAACTTGGAGTatttcgtagctgatctacagtatttttccgaagcatgttttttcggtttttttattCGTAGCTAGGAATAACGAAAAACTGAAGTCTTTTAGctaaatattgtctgagaatcatatttaacactagaaagactgGCAAAATGAATATACCTATTTGGACCGTAACCAGTCagaatgactggtaaaggggaatttttttaaactcaatttttttttaccttcgatCAATAGGTCATTCGAGAATGTTTTggttataaaatgaaaatattttttcaccatgggtgcatggaatcacctcattttcgtATAGTTGGCGATTGAGTGTAGGTATgtcataaattaaatatttcaaataattatcataAAACTCGAGCACATTACCCATCTTAGCAAAAAATTAGGTTTAATGATTATAAGTGTTGACCATGGGTGCCCGATTTCACCTAACTTCTGCAGTAAAAGACATTTTCTAGCACCCATAACTATGAAGTTTTTTAATATGATGATTTCAAATAACATTTGATATGTCATAACTTTGAGAGCATAGTTTATCTATAAGCAGAGTTACTTACCATGGGATTCCGCCATTAatccaaaacaaacattttcgcATGCTGAAGATAAAAAGTAACTGCTACTTtaaattcgaaagaaaatttgtgttttataTACAAGGTTCTTCattatgggtgcacggattcaccgcataATCATCGATTGGGCctttcgaatatttttgaaaaagtatttagaCCAATCTTCACTATACCAAACTCAAAACATTGTCTTAGTagcatgatttttatttttaagctcCACTTATTCACTGCTGAGGAATAGTGtcaaacatatcttaaaataattcattttctcATCCAAATCCGCTGCTGAAAGCGTCATTGTCACGgtaaacacaaattttgaaataagtcctccaaatatcaaaaatagaaaatttcagaaTGTAACATGTGAATGTTATGCGTCCATCGGCAGTATAATACTCGTTAATATTCTCAATCTTATATTAAACTGATAAAatggtaattttttgaaaattgttagaTTTATACATTGATTTGGTTTtccgaaaaagttttccaattgtcaaatattgaatttcaaatacgCACCTCTCATGTGTATTTTATTTGTAAGAAAATAAGATTTATGCCTTAACCAGGGTGGCcacaatattttcattttgaaattcccggttttttcccggttttcccggtcaagaattcaaggttttccagaCTTTTATGATCAATTTTCGTCGGaataaagcaaaattttgaaatattcatttgatttggttgtttcatAACACTCAAATCATTGAACACTTCGACAAACTCGATtctattttaagattttcatcacatttttttaatgataaaaaacatcctacacaaaatcgttatgggtttttttttcgtgtttgtcatgtttacaaaaaattaaaaaatggtgtgtcaggacttttcaatcaatcattcgTCATGTGACATTCTATCGTTTTTTCATAAGTTACAGATACCAAGTGCGTTACTACAGCTCACAAAATCCACGTCTCTGAGAATATTCGAAACTGTTCTGAAGGCGTTCAATCATGTTACTCTCTCGTCACAGTAAATTCAGTTTAAATGTTGTTTCCAGAGGTAATTAATGCATATTAAagtgtaatataaatttttactaaaaatttatctcactgattcacagaggattgtttataatttccccatgtttttcaaaatacggggtaattatgaacacttgtttttaggcattgtttgattatctaaacttatctttaatgtttaaatgtgtACCAATAATCATCAAGATCTTGAGAGTAAACCGTTATACATAACTTTATCAGTTACTAAAAATCTGTTAATATGAAATTGTAGGGCATGATTCCCTGTTTCTTTGTAAATCTAAAAAATTCCCATGACTAATTGAGggtaagttttgaaaaaccattGCTCTTATCTAGACGCAGTGTTTAGATTTATCTAGAAATATTGCCAACACTTAGAATTGTTACGTAATAAGAATCTTAACAGCGTTAATTATAACCCTAAATTCATCTGGGTAATTATGAACTgataagaccaaaaaaaaaactttgttcataATAACCTCAGTTGACCCTACCATTTTCTTGTCTTCTGTTTCCagctaagttaaaaaaaaattctttaatattcagtaaagatttttttatattgaaaaggtcaataattgagaaaaaaaaacaaattaaatgttttaatcgttgttataattgttttattatacAATTGAGTTTTATTACAGTTAACTTTCAGACACTGAAAACTCATACCTACTGTTTTTTGCTTGCAGTCCACGATCTACTTGAATGCAGAACATGAAATTAAATCATGATCTCTATTTTCAATTCTGACTTTAAAAGcaggcttcattttgctcatcttgcCCAAAAGGAGGCAGTGAACTGTTTCGCTCCTAATAATTGTGAGGCGGTTTTAAATGAGCATTTCATCATCTGCTGCTGAGAGAGccaagaaaatttttttctctaacgaTTGATCACTCTTCTACTGTCAGAGCACTGTTGGTTTGTGACTCTGAAAACACCTCATCAGCGCTACGTGT
This sequence is a window from Uranotaenia lowii strain MFRU-FL chromosome 3, ASM2978415v1, whole genome shotgun sequence. Protein-coding genes within it:
- the LOC129753617 gene encoding probable cytochrome P450 313a4, coding for MYWLFLLVFFVLLSCYWHICWKKCRMYQLTAKIPGTVEIPFLGSIHLFLFDRNLFSVLNKLPRGMRKAWLGPTLFVKFDQPEDFQVLLNSPNCLDRLFVYDFVNIKRGILTTTDVNHWHRVRKAVNQTFSPAVMNQLTPTFNKTGRKLIEKFDTFSGQGLSNVGNLLKIFAFESMCKSVMLFTEEEYSKFSSSTDVSKFFDEIHEYFDLVDKRFCAPWVYPDWCYNLTLNGINFNRVLTSLRNSTSKITDTLKAKKLQRSSAPTYAEKILSLTQDGQLPPEDFPDHIDTMLVAGVETSGTIIQEFLLMVAIYQDVQERLHQEIQSVCPLNPEENITQQHLANMPYLEMVLKEVLRLFPITVGTGRFVTDDINLNSCVIPKGANIYLSFFKIHRDPQLWGPDADQFNPDRFLPEQSFRRHPYAYVPYAAGQRNCLGIKYAQAIIKITVVYLLREFHLRTPLAFDDIRLKLSTTLYIENDPNFIVERRRK